A single window of Leptospira dzoumogneensis DNA harbors:
- a CDS encoding sensor domain-containing diguanylate cyclase, translated as MIGKDNDPLMIEYYEKKIYDQKQLLEISKALNSTLDYKYLIDAILNICLAQLQTLSAAIFLAPEADSNYFELEPSFKGFDLAEDDAGFKIKTDAPLVTFLETKLKAMTPDQVEESMGLSPELEFLRRIGGDLIIPLNAKGKVNGLLLLGEKITMGEWMEEDRDFLTTLSTLAGIAVENSRLYELATVDMMTGLKVHHYFQTKLKEEMERCRKKRTNLALLFTDVDNFKKFNDTHGHQAGDQVLIEVAARLIQCAGKHDIAARYGGEEFCLVMPGADLKRGFEMGERLRKAVEAASIPNPNGGPDFQVTLSIGVSEFWSNDRNNKDLIERADKALYEAKHSGKNRTISFQIPVQN; from the coding sequence TTGATCGGAAAAGACAATGATCCATTGATGATCGAATATTATGAGAAGAAGATCTACGATCAGAAACAACTTCTCGAGATCAGTAAGGCTCTTAATTCCACACTGGATTATAAGTATCTAATTGATGCTATTTTAAATATTTGTTTAGCTCAATTGCAAACTTTGAGCGCGGCTATCTTTTTAGCACCGGAAGCCGACTCCAATTATTTCGAATTGGAGCCTAGCTTTAAAGGATTCGATCTTGCAGAAGATGATGCAGGATTTAAGATCAAAACGGATGCACCCTTAGTTACTTTTTTAGAAACCAAACTTAAGGCTATGACCCCGGACCAAGTAGAAGAGTCCATGGGTTTAAGTCCTGAATTGGAATTTTTAAGAAGGATCGGCGGAGACCTGATCATTCCTTTGAACGCAAAAGGGAAAGTGAACGGACTTCTTCTATTGGGTGAAAAGATCACCATGGGAGAATGGATGGAGGAGGACAGAGACTTCCTCACTACACTTTCCACTCTTGCCGGAATTGCAGTAGAGAACTCTAGACTGTACGAACTTGCTACCGTAGATATGATGACAGGTTTGAAAGTACATCATTACTTCCAGACCAAACTGAAAGAAGAGATGGAACGTTGCCGTAAAAAAAGAACGAATCTTGCTCTTCTATTCACCGACGTGGACAATTTCAAAAAGTTCAATGATACTCATGGGCACCAAGCAGGGGACCAGGTATTGATCGAAGTTGCTGCAAGGCTGATCCAATGTGCCGGCAAACATGATATCGCCGCTAGATATGGTGGAGAGGAATTCTGTTTGGTCATGCCTGGAGCGGACTTAAAACGTGGTTTTGAAATGGGGGAACGTTTGAGAAAGGCGGTAGAAGCTGCTTCTATCCCGAATCCGAACGGAGGTCCTGATTTCCAAGTCACTCTTTCTATAGGGGTTTCCGAGTTTTGGTCAAATGACCGAAACAATAAGGACCTGATAGAAAGGGCGGATAAAGCACTTTACGAGGCAAAACATTCCGGTAAAAACAGGACCATTTCCTTCCAAATACCGGTCCAGAACTAG
- the proC gene encoding pyrroline-5-carboxylate reductase, giving the protein MKYNKIGIVGCGNMGGAIYHSLQSRKIDVIGFDPYLDPKKAEGMVLESDWSNFQKKADLLILAVKPAEVSKTLRSLEAPKAILSVAAGIDTKILSSSAPAGSKVVRIMPNLPILVGKGALGYYGDKELYESLKEIFTPISYCLELSKEELVDAVTGLSGSGPAYVLRFIQSLAEGGVASGLTYSQALELSIQTVIGGAELLAKELEKNPDTHPEVLKNKVTSPGGTTIAGLEELEKNKFPFAVISAVKRATERSKELGN; this is encoded by the coding sequence ATGAAATATAATAAAATCGGTATCGTAGGCTGCGGAAATATGGGAGGAGCGATCTATCATTCCCTCCAATCTAGAAAAATAGATGTGATCGGTTTCGATCCTTATCTAGATCCTAAAAAAGCGGAAGGAATGGTTTTAGAATCCGATTGGTCGAACTTCCAAAAGAAAGCGGACCTTCTAATCTTAGCGGTAAAACCTGCGGAGGTTTCTAAAACTCTTAGATCCTTAGAAGCGCCTAAAGCAATTCTATCTGTTGCGGCAGGTATAGACACAAAGATACTTTCTTCTTCCGCTCCTGCTGGATCTAAGGTGGTCCGTATTATGCCGAATCTTCCTATTCTCGTAGGAAAGGGAGCTTTGGGTTACTATGGAGATAAGGAATTATACGAAAGCCTGAAAGAGATATTCACACCTATCTCTTATTGTTTGGAACTTTCCAAAGAAGAATTAGTGGATGCGGTAACTGGACTCTCCGGTTCAGGTCCTGCCTACGTACTAAGGTTTATACAAAGTTTGGCAGAAGGTGGAGTTGCCTCCGGTTTGACATACTCTCAAGCATTGGAACTCTCCATACAGACCGTGATAGGCGGAGCCGAATTACTTGCAAAAGAATTGGAAAAGAATCCTGATACTCATCCGGAAGTTTTGAAAAACAAAGTAACTTCTCCAGGCGGAACAACAATAGCTGGTTTAGAAGAGTTGGAGAAGAATAAGTTCCCGTTTGCCGTTATCTCCGCAGTGAAAAGAGCAACGGAACGTTCTAAAGAGCTGGGAAACTAA
- a CDS encoding YggS family pyridoxal phosphate-dependent enzyme — MGVSENYRSIVQELESLKPVGTPTLIAVSKFQPKEKVQEAISGGVIHFGENRVQEGIEKFSDLGKPEKDFILHHIGPVQSSHIRKYAGLYSFVHGVGSEKILQELKRRMDQDRWKIRYFLQVNLTEEDSKSGFSKEEVLELLRKKETLSSEFCVLEGFMTMGPSSGDPEETRKVFREIASLRKEFLPQGKLSMGMSGDYRIALEEGSDYLRIGTAIFGERT; from the coding sequence GTGGGTGTCTCTGAGAATTATAGATCTATAGTACAAGAACTGGAGTCCCTGAAACCTGTAGGAACTCCAACGCTCATTGCAGTTTCCAAATTCCAGCCAAAAGAAAAAGTACAAGAAGCGATCTCGGGTGGAGTGATCCATTTCGGAGAAAATAGGGTCCAAGAAGGGATAGAAAAATTTTCCGATCTGGGAAAACCCGAAAAAGATTTTATACTACATCATATAGGTCCAGTCCAATCTTCACATATCAGAAAATATGCGGGACTCTATTCATTTGTGCATGGAGTGGGTTCCGAGAAGATCCTGCAAGAATTGAAAAGAAGAATGGACCAGGACCGATGGAAGATACGTTACTTCCTACAAGTCAATCTAACGGAAGAAGATTCAAAATCAGGATTTTCCAAAGAAGAAGTTTTGGAACTTCTACGTAAAAAAGAAACTCTCAGTTCGGAGTTTTGTGTATTAGAAGGATTTATGACTATGGGCCCAAGTTCCGGCGATCCGGAAGAAACACGTAAAGTATTTAGAGAGATCGCAAGCCTGCGAAAAGAATTTTTGCCCCAAGGAAAATTATCCATGGGAATGTCAGGCGATTACAGGATTGCATTGGAAGAAGGAAGCGATTATCTTAGGATTGGGACCGCAATATTCGGAGAAAGAACATGA
- a CDS encoding flagellar filament outer layer protein FlaA encodes MIRTVLFCFCLSLWILPKPTWAPPVKRDQDEASRVLQLEKVLLDWKHYNLFLVDSFEGERPWEVYRGVSFLNRIDYVSQVPDSQAFLKERELYKSSPKEEYRSMMVQTFFENPKHEHLEIRPKEAIRLPIGIPTRVFFWAYSNNHNVVLELVFHQKKSKEIVLELGDLKFDGWKRIETQIAVPAKNIRLNQSLRFPLELVSIRIKPNPFQPKGEFYFYMDRLGILIDSREESYPGAEVKDNWGTAL; translated from the coding sequence GTGATCCGGACCGTTCTATTCTGTTTTTGCCTAAGTTTATGGATCCTTCCTAAACCGACCTGGGCGCCTCCGGTCAAAAGAGACCAAGACGAGGCAAGCAGAGTCCTTCAATTAGAAAAAGTACTACTCGATTGGAAGCATTACAATCTTTTTCTAGTAGATTCATTCGAAGGAGAAAGACCCTGGGAAGTTTATAGAGGAGTCTCCTTCTTAAACAGGATAGACTATGTTTCTCAAGTCCCTGACTCCCAAGCATTTTTAAAAGAAAGAGAATTATACAAGTCCTCTCCTAAAGAAGAATACAGGTCCATGATGGTCCAAACATTTTTCGAAAATCCAAAACATGAACATTTAGAGATCAGACCTAAGGAAGCGATCCGTCTTCCGATTGGAATTCCAACAAGAGTGTTTTTCTGGGCTTACTCCAATAATCATAACGTGGTTTTGGAATTGGTATTCCACCAGAAAAAATCCAAAGAGATCGTTCTGGAATTAGGAGATCTGAAATTCGACGGTTGGAAAAGAATAGAGACCCAAATTGCGGTTCCCGCTAAAAATATCAGGCTCAACCAATCTCTTCGTTTTCCTTTGGAGTTAGTTTCCATCCGGATCAAACCGAATCCTTTCCAGCCAAAAGGTGAATTTTATTTTTATATGGACCGGCTTGGGATACTCATCGATAGCAGAGAAGAATCTTATCCCGGAGCAGAGGTCAAAGACAATTGGGGTACTGCTCTGTAA
- a CDS encoding HAD family hydrolase: MRSPLFVFDLMDTLIQDPFHLALKELLPREHWEDFKNGREKQAFLDFEMGRIEEEDFFHRFYLDSHKDKGLPHPKDLKEKMFSKITPIPETLEIVKSLRSKGFSVILASNYSIWYKEIMKFQEIGELLHSLDALYFSCEMGVRKPAQEYYQWIETDFPGKDYVFVDDNPTNVEVAGYMNWNAFKFNPKKPEELKEFLTEQYPNCL, encoded by the coding sequence ATGAGATCTCCTCTTTTTGTATTCGATCTAATGGATACCCTGATCCAGGACCCGTTCCATCTGGCCTTAAAAGAACTTTTGCCCAGAGAACATTGGGAAGATTTTAAGAACGGTCGGGAAAAGCAAGCCTTCTTAGATTTCGAAATGGGAAGAATCGAAGAAGAGGATTTTTTCCATAGATTTTATTTGGATTCTCATAAGGATAAGGGTCTTCCTCATCCCAAGGACCTAAAGGAAAAGATGTTTTCCAAGATCACGCCGATCCCTGAAACTTTGGAGATCGTAAAAAGTTTAAGATCCAAAGGTTTTTCCGTGATCCTTGCCAGCAACTATTCGATCTGGTACAAAGAAATTATGAAATTCCAAGAGATAGGAGAACTTCTTCATTCTCTGGATGCTTTGTATTTTTCCTGTGAGATGGGTGTGAGAAAACCTGCCCAAGAATATTACCAATGGATAGAGACTGATTTTCCGGGAAAAGATTATGTATTCGTAGACGATAACCCGACCAATGTGGAAGTTGCGGGTTATATGAATTGGAATGCTTTTAAATTTAATCCTAAAAAACCGGAAGAGCTGAAGGAATTCCTTACAGAGCAGTACCCCAATTGTCTTTGA
- a CDS encoding 3-deoxy-D-manno-octulosonic acid transferase yields MLITYRILTILLWPWIFIFSYLIPAAKNFLKTRKEDKHRILSYPFAPKAQKVVWLHAASVGELDQCKALAQVYKKKEPETFILQSVFSDSVRDSSLEAFPADLKFRLPLDFPWSYDFILDKFSPQVLVCMAWDRWPNLLLAAKRRRIQTVLASAVITPPKGFLKKKFYKAAFSLFDKILTSHSSGEEKFKELLGQKKTIKTLGDSRFDSVIQKIETSQREFKRPKNYPFSQVFLLASTYEPCEKLLLPLLQESSLKNTAFWIFPHKTDPSRITQLESEIKSFTSDYTLYSRTEFDSLSSRVILFDVLGILAHAYRAADFAYIGGAIHNRVHNVLEPAYFGLPLLSGPRITHAPEAIELNHRGGLFIIRTKEEVLEILQLSSERKEAIRFSNRQFVETGRGAAERIYKEIRA; encoded by the coding sequence ATGCTAATAACGTATCGGATTTTGACGATCCTTCTTTGGCCCTGGATTTTCATTTTCTCCTATCTTATCCCGGCTGCAAAAAATTTTCTCAAAACCAGAAAGGAAGATAAACATAGGATACTCTCCTACCCTTTTGCACCCAAGGCACAAAAAGTAGTCTGGTTACACGCGGCATCCGTTGGAGAACTGGACCAATGTAAGGCACTTGCGCAAGTTTATAAGAAGAAGGAGCCGGAAACTTTTATTCTCCAAAGTGTATTTTCCGATTCAGTAAGAGATTCTAGTCTCGAGGCATTTCCGGCCGATCTGAAATTTCGTCTTCCCTTGGATTTTCCTTGGAGTTATGATTTTATTTTAGATAAATTTTCTCCCCAAGTTTTAGTATGTATGGCCTGGGATCGATGGCCTAATTTACTTTTAGCTGCTAAAAGAAGAAGGATCCAAACCGTCCTTGCCTCCGCGGTCATCACTCCTCCAAAAGGATTTCTAAAGAAGAAGTTTTACAAGGCGGCATTTTCATTATTCGATAAAATTCTAACTTCTCATTCTTCCGGGGAAGAGAAGTTTAAAGAATTACTAGGTCAGAAAAAAACTATCAAAACACTTGGAGATTCCAGATTTGATTCTGTGATCCAAAAAATAGAAACAAGCCAAAGAGAATTTAAAAGACCAAAAAATTATCCTTTCTCTCAAGTGTTTCTACTCGCTTCTACCTACGAGCCTTGTGAAAAATTATTACTTCCACTTCTGCAAGAATCTTCTCTTAAAAATACTGCTTTCTGGATCTTCCCCCATAAAACAGATCCTTCTAGAATTACTCAGTTAGAATCCGAAATTAAATCATTCACTTCTGATTATACTTTATACTCTAGAACCGAGTTTGATTCACTTTCTTCCAGGGTGATCTTATTTGATGTGCTTGGGATTTTGGCACATGCGTATAGGGCCGCTGACTTTGCCTATATAGGCGGAGCAATCCATAATAGAGTGCATAATGTTCTAGAACCTGCTTACTTTGGACTTCCACTTTTAAGCGGTCCAAGGATCACTCATGCTCCTGAAGCGATAGAGCTAAATCATAGAGGCGGGCTATTCATTATCCGAACAAAAGAAGAAGTTTTAGAAATACTTCAATTAAGCTCCGAAAGAAAAGAGGCCATTCGTTTTTCCAATCGCCAATTTGTGGAAACAGGCAGAGGCGCAGCAGAGCGAATTTACAAAGAGATAAGAGCTTAG
- the nadE gene encoding NAD(+) synthase, translating to MSVYRCTAVSLKTTALDFKGNREKILAAIQANENSSLILFPELCISGYGCEDTFYFPWVWEQSWKSLLEIAKATSDKTVIVGLPFFQSPYLFNVSAVLQNGKILGLVPKQNLAQTGVHYENRWFTKGEESRNYAITPDGSELPFGSLLFESADFNFGIEICEDSWVQTRPGQYLVEAGADLILSPGASHFALGKQEIRKKMFSESSRNSSTAILYANLDGNESGRLIFEGGCMGIVDGNVKQEGPKLHFTDFESTHLDLDSIELRSNRARNFRSSGTREFRSRGKGLQRIEILPLKTQKNFNNSVQVSKSDLFQDFTRATSLGLFDYLIKSKTKGYTLSLSGGADSAACALLVKAGILFSQKELGPKYLGSLGLDPKNLLFTLFQGTENNSEQTKNSAKQLSEELGFTHAEITVDSEVKSMLEKISSVKGLVPNWKDHNLALQNIQARVRSPLIWLLANLNGHLLLSTGNRSEASVGYTTMDGDSSGSVAPLTGVSKEFVLSWLKNVHEGKDIILPKINALEGILDSRPTAELKPLSEKQEDEKDLMPYPLLQKLERNFVYLGKSPDNLLGSQEWSDPKEAEEGKEKFLKLFSASQWKRERLPPSFHLDEYGLDPKSSFRFPILSEINF from the coding sequence ATGTCCGTCTACCGTTGTACAGCAGTAAGTTTAAAAACGACCGCCCTGGATTTTAAGGGAAATCGAGAGAAGATCCTAGCTGCCATCCAGGCTAACGAAAATTCTTCTCTTATTCTTTTTCCGGAACTTTGTATTTCGGGTTACGGTTGCGAGGACACTTTCTATTTTCCTTGGGTTTGGGAACAATCCTGGAAAAGTCTTTTAGAGATCGCTAAAGCAACATCCGATAAAACAGTCATTGTTGGACTTCCATTCTTCCAAAGCCCTTATCTATTTAATGTATCTGCGGTCTTACAAAACGGCAAGATACTGGGACTCGTCCCAAAACAAAACCTGGCTCAAACTGGAGTTCATTACGAAAACAGATGGTTCACAAAAGGAGAAGAATCCAGAAATTATGCGATCACTCCCGACGGATCAGAACTTCCTTTCGGTTCCTTACTTTTTGAAAGTGCAGATTTCAATTTCGGAATAGAGATCTGCGAAGACTCCTGGGTCCAAACAAGACCGGGTCAATATTTGGTAGAAGCAGGAGCTGATCTAATCCTTTCTCCTGGAGCTTCTCATTTTGCTTTGGGAAAACAAGAGATACGTAAAAAAATGTTCTCTGAGTCTTCCAGAAATTCTTCCACTGCAATCCTTTATGCAAATTTAGACGGGAACGAATCCGGTCGTTTGATCTTCGAAGGCGGATGTATGGGGATCGTGGACGGGAACGTAAAACAAGAAGGTCCAAAACTTCATTTTACGGATTTTGAAAGTACTCATTTAGATTTGGATTCCATAGAACTCAGATCAAATCGTGCCAGAAATTTCAGATCTTCCGGCACAAGAGAATTTAGATCCAGAGGAAAAGGCCTACAAAGAATAGAGATACTTCCACTCAAAACCCAAAAGAATTTTAATAATTCTGTCCAAGTCTCTAAGTCGGATCTATTTCAGGATTTTACCAGGGCAACTTCTCTTGGTTTATTCGATTATCTGATCAAATCCAAAACGAAAGGTTACACATTATCACTTTCAGGTGGAGCGGATAGTGCCGCCTGTGCACTTCTTGTAAAAGCAGGAATTCTATTCTCCCAGAAAGAACTAGGACCCAAGTATTTGGGATCCTTGGGATTAGATCCTAAAAATCTACTGTTCACACTTTTCCAAGGAACTGAAAACAATTCGGAACAAACTAAAAATTCCGCAAAACAACTTTCGGAAGAATTAGGTTTTACTCATGCAGAGATCACTGTGGATTCGGAAGTAAAATCCATGCTGGAAAAAATTTCCTCAGTGAAAGGTCTCGTCCCAAATTGGAAAGATCATAATCTTGCACTCCAAAACATACAAGCCAGGGTTCGATCTCCTCTTATCTGGTTACTTGCAAATCTGAATGGTCATCTTCTTCTTTCCACAGGGAACAGAAGTGAGGCAAGTGTAGGATATACTACAATGGACGGGGACTCTTCCGGTTCTGTTGCTCCTCTCACAGGTGTGAGTAAAGAATTCGTATTATCTTGGCTGAAAAATGTACACGAAGGAAAAGATATTATTCTTCCTAAGATAAATGCACTGGAAGGAATTTTAGATTCTAGACCCACAGCGGAACTAAAACCGCTGTCCGAAAAACAGGAAGATGAGAAGGATCTAATGCCTTATCCGCTTCTCCAAAAATTAGAAAGAAATTTTGTGTATCTAGGTAAGTCTCCTGACAATCTTTTGGGTTCGCAAGAATGGTCCGATCCAAAAGAAGCGGAAGAAGGCAAAGAGAAATTTTTGAAATTATTCTCCGCAAGCCAATGGAAAAGAGAAAGGCTTCCGCCTTCTTTTCATTTGGATGAATACGGTTTGGATCCTAAGTCCAGTTTCCGTTTTCCGATATTGAGTGAGATTAATTTTTAG
- a CDS encoding LIC_20245 family lipoprotein: MTRVRTLLISVVFIVFFIFLLVVSFWTDDDGSDSKNKQSEAEALASIFGGGSGSTSGRSGYGKTGADPSLFDSNSDFYKAGKAEYREPEAGEPSSENKPGAPAADSNNPVNPQTGKPYTNEEMERFAQLKEKFPNNSLLPSRMTPAEKEQRKVFEQRVSEATRAVLSRTASKDQTVTYYDYMEKQSKDRLEIVKYLVDLQKGSGDPEQEKKLETIQQTMIQQLEQVQKDKQRAYEQAGL; encoded by the coding sequence GTGACTAGAGTTCGTACATTATTAATTTCAGTAGTTTTTATAGTATTCTTCATCTTCCTATTGGTAGTCTCATTTTGGACTGATGACGACGGTTCTGACTCCAAAAATAAACAAAGTGAAGCGGAAGCACTCGCCAGTATTTTCGGCGGGGGATCTGGATCCACTTCCGGGCGTTCCGGTTATGGTAAAACGGGTGCGGATCCTTCCTTGTTTGATTCCAATTCGGATTTTTATAAGGCCGGAAAAGCGGAATACCGTGAACCGGAAGCGGGAGAACCTTCTTCCGAAAATAAACCGGGAGCACCCGCAGCGGATTCGAATAATCCGGTAAATCCTCAGACTGGAAAACCATACACAAACGAGGAGATGGAAAGGTTCGCTCAACTGAAAGAAAAGTTCCCGAATAACTCACTTCTTCCTAGCCGAATGACTCCTGCGGAAAAAGAACAAAGAAAAGTTTTCGAACAAAGAGTTTCCGAGGCGACTCGTGCTGTCTTAAGCCGCACTGCATCCAAGGACCAAACCGTAACTTATTACGATTATATGGAGAAACAATCCAAGGACAGATTGGAGATCGTAAAATACTTGGTGGATCTTCAAAAAGGATCCGGAGATCCGGAGCAAGAGAAGAAGTTAGAAACCATCCAGCAAACTATGATCCAACAATTGGAGCAAGTGCAGAAGGATAAGCAAAGAGCTTACGAACAAGCCGGGTTGTGA
- a CDS encoding LIC11073 family putative lipoprotein — translation MQQSLKAGNLKTPVVQAVLFSFFLFFASCGTNTEVTQSPFVFLTPVAVPQIFSITAKYDNLDTHRPEYDLKYYITNMEPQFVGYNLYITFAIPSAGETLSNANLYLENGVQPSFPQLAIQASTSNIVTNTIENYQPFSPVQMFQKCEVYTFTLRALLNTGITSNMSTPVTRCSSIYPDHCGTNTSCNPSACTTASCSTSTQSLCPVGTACNPCTKGVAATGCACPAGQSPPGCNL, via the coding sequence ATCCAGCAGAGCCTAAAGGCAGGCAACCTAAAAACCCCTGTCGTTCAGGCGGTTTTATTCTCGTTTTTTTTATTTTTTGCCTCATGCGGAACGAATACGGAGGTAACCCAATCCCCTTTTGTGTTCCTGACTCCCGTTGCGGTTCCTCAAATTTTTTCGATCACCGCTAAGTACGATAATCTGGATACTCATAGGCCGGAGTACGATCTAAAGTATTATATCACGAATATGGAACCTCAATTTGTAGGTTATAATCTTTATATTACTTTCGCGATCCCTTCTGCGGGAGAAACTCTAAGTAACGCAAATTTATATTTAGAAAACGGGGTACAACCTTCTTTTCCTCAGTTGGCGATCCAAGCTTCCACTTCTAATATAGTAACGAATACGATCGAAAATTACCAGCCGTTCTCTCCTGTGCAGATGTTCCAAAAATGTGAGGTATACACTTTCACATTAAGAGCATTATTGAATACAGGGATCACTTCTAATATGTCCACTCCGGTCACAAGATGTAGTTCCATTTATCCGGACCATTGTGGGACCAATACCAGTTGTAATCCTAGCGCTTGTACTACTGCGAGCTGCTCTACTTCTACCCAATCTCTTTGCCCTGTCGGAACCGCTTGTAATCCCTGTACTAAGGGAGTTGCTGCCACAGGTTGTGCCTGCCCTGCGGGACAATCTCCGCCGGGTTGCAATCTATGA
- the rsmI gene encoding 16S rRNA (cytidine(1402)-2'-O)-methyltransferase, whose translation MSEAPNSKFTVRPGAAYVVATPIGNLEDITFRAVQVLKQVDVIYCENSSHSRRLLQTYNIPTQARTLYKDQGAEPYKGIIEDLKSGKTLALVSDAGTPGVSDPGSQLVRILREENIPIVPIPGASALTSMLSVSGWQVQPSLFLGFLSEKKGKKRNQLKEWENFEGVLTIFESVHRIRDTLSAIREIFPNSPILLGRELTKIHEEILKIEPVQALESLKFPEKGEFVVLIYTNPKKMLNGRVGDADTLE comes from the coding sequence ATGAGCGAAGCTCCTAACTCTAAATTTACCGTACGACCAGGAGCTGCTTACGTAGTTGCCACTCCCATAGGAAACTTAGAAGATATTACCTTCAGAGCAGTACAAGTCCTGAAGCAGGTGGATGTGATCTATTGCGAAAATTCTTCTCATAGCAGAAGACTTCTGCAGACCTATAATATTCCCACCCAGGCTCGGACCTTATATAAAGACCAGGGCGCTGAACCTTATAAAGGTATTATAGAAGATCTGAAGTCCGGAAAAACTTTGGCTTTAGTTTCAGATGCAGGAACTCCTGGAGTCTCAGATCCGGGCTCTCAACTAGTGCGGATCTTAAGAGAAGAGAATATTCCAATCGTTCCTATCCCAGGGGCAAGTGCACTTACCTCAATGTTGTCCGTTTCCGGCTGGCAGGTGCAACCTTCACTCTTCTTAGGTTTTTTATCAGAGAAGAAGGGCAAAAAAAGAAACCAGCTCAAAGAATGGGAAAACTTCGAAGGAGTTCTTACCATCTTCGAATCCGTTCATAGAATTAGGGATACTCTGTCCGCTATCAGGGAAATTTTTCCGAATTCTCCGATTCTTTTAGGAAGGGAATTGACCAAAATCCATGAGGAAATCCTGAAAATAGAACCTGTTCAGGCCTTGGAATCCCTGAAATTCCCGGAAAAGGGCGAATTTGTAGTATTAATCTATACAAATCCTAAAAAAATGCTTAACGGACGTGTCGGAGATGCCGATACTTTGGAGTGA
- a CDS encoding flagellar biosynthesis anti-sigma factor FlgM, whose translation MTIDKIGGIGGGSYEPRKSTPVRKSESKESFDNISISDTAKQKASEARIQAEVQTIAQKIVASPVDSERSTKLKEVKEKLKNGDYDNLSPEILNAVADRIAESFLGR comes from the coding sequence ATGACTATCGATAAAATAGGCGGCATTGGCGGAGGATCTTACGAGCCACGTAAGTCGACTCCTGTACGCAAATCTGAATCTAAAGAATCATTTGATAATATTTCTATTTCCGACACTGCTAAACAAAAAGCTTCGGAAGCTCGTATCCAAGCGGAAGTGCAAACGATCGCACAAAAGATCGTAGCAAGCCCGGTGGATTCTGAACGCTCTACCAAGCTGAAAGAAGTTAAGGAAAAACTTAAGAATGGAGATTACGATAATCTCAGCCCTGAGATCTTGAACGCAGTTGCTGATCGTATCGCAGAATCTTTCTTAGGCCGTTAA